One segment of Phaeacidiphilus oryzae TH49 DNA contains the following:
- a CDS encoding YnfA family protein, translated as MVGRSVGLFVVAAVAEIGGCWLIWQAVREHRGWWFAVGGVLALGAYGFVACAQPSSAFGRVLAAYGGVFVAGSLIWGVVMDGFRPTRWDVLGALVCLAGVGLIMYAPRR; from the coding sequence ATGGTCGGGCGGTCTGTGGGGTTGTTCGTGGTGGCGGCGGTGGCGGAGATCGGCGGGTGCTGGCTGATCTGGCAGGCCGTGCGGGAGCATCGCGGTTGGTGGTTCGCGGTGGGGGGCGTGCTCGCCCTGGGGGCCTACGGGTTCGTCGCCTGCGCTCAGCCGTCCTCCGCGTTCGGGCGGGTGCTCGCGGCGTACGGCGGGGTGTTCGTCGCTGGGTCGCTGATCTGGGGGGTCGTCATGGACGGCTTCCGGCCGACGCGGTGGGACGTGCTGGGCGCGCTGGTCTGCCTGGCCGGGGTCGGCCTGATCATGTACGCCCCGCGAAGGTGA
- a CDS encoding S66 peptidase family protein, which produces MTPRQPRPLRPGDRVAVVAPSGPVSPERLEAGVRILRSWGLDVVLGDHVLTRDPVLPYLAGTDRQRAADLQAAWTDPSVAAVVCARGGYGAQRIVDRLDWPALAAAGPRWFVGYSDATALHQAISTRLGLATLYGPMAAAQVFTTDADTADGLRDALFGKPVELRGRALTPGRAEAPTSGGCLALLATDLGTPSAGAPGTPSAGAPGTPSAAAEAAGAYAGTIVCLEDVGEPAYAIDRWLTQLLRAGAFDGVAGFALGSWERCERQTPELVDRVLADRLRPLGIPIAVDLPFGHGPSSATVPLGVPAVLADGVLTFAGRT; this is translated from the coding sequence ATGACGCCGCGTCAGCCGCGTCCGCTCCGCCCCGGAGACCGGGTGGCCGTCGTCGCCCCCAGCGGCCCCGTCTCCCCCGAGCGCCTGGAGGCCGGGGTCCGGATCCTCCGCTCCTGGGGCCTCGACGTCGTCCTCGGCGACCACGTCCTGACCCGCGACCCGGTCCTCCCGTACCTGGCCGGCACGGACCGGCAGCGGGCCGCCGACCTGCAGGCCGCGTGGACCGACCCGTCCGTCGCGGCGGTGGTCTGCGCCCGCGGCGGCTACGGGGCGCAGCGGATCGTCGACCGGCTGGACTGGCCGGCGCTGGCCGCGGCCGGCCCCCGGTGGTTCGTCGGGTACAGCGACGCCACCGCCCTCCACCAGGCGATCTCCACCCGTCTCGGACTGGCCACCCTCTACGGCCCGATGGCCGCCGCCCAGGTCTTCACCACCGACGCCGACACCGCCGACGGACTGCGCGACGCCCTCTTCGGCAAGCCGGTGGAGCTGCGCGGCCGTGCCCTCACCCCCGGCCGGGCCGAGGCCCCGACCTCAGGCGGCTGCCTGGCGCTGCTCGCCACCGATCTGGGCACGCCCTCCGCGGGCGCGCCGGGCACGCCCTCCGCGGGCGCGCCGGGCACGCCCTCCGCGGCCGCGGAGGCCGCGGGCGCCTACGCGGGCACCATCGTCTGCCTCGAAGACGTCGGCGAGCCCGCCTACGCCATCGACCGCTGGCTCACCCAGCTCCTGCGCGCGGGCGCCTTCGACGGCGTCGCCGGGTTCGCCCTCGGCAGCTGGGAGCGGTGCGAGCGGCAGACCCCCGAGCTGGTGGACCGGGTCCTGGCGGACCGCCTCCGCCCGCTCGGCATCCCGATCGCCGTGGACCTCCCGTTCGGCCACGGCCCGAGCAGCGCCACGGTCCCGCTCGGCGTGCCGGCCGTCCTCGCGGACGGCGTCCTCACCTTCGCGGGGCGTACATGA
- a CDS encoding M20/M25/M40 family metallo-hydrolase, translating to MTPRQPPAPAGPAVAEAEAVDLTARLIRIDTTNRGGGDGRERPAAEFVAERLSEAGLDPLLLESAPGRANVVTRIPGSEPGLPAILVHGHLDVVPADPAEWSTHPFSGEIRDGVVWGRGAVDMKSMDAMMLAVARSWARDGRRPRRDVVLAFTADEEDSAEAGSDWLVRKHPDLFEGCTEGISESGAYTVHLASGARVYPVAAGERGTAWLRLTARGRAGHGSKPNRENAVTRLSAAMARIGEHRWPLRLTPTVRAALLALAEITGTPLDLDDPEGPHGPDAFLAATDPAAARLVEATLRNSANPTVLAAGYKTNVIPGTAAGRVDGRVLPGTESAAEFESTLDALTGPDVEWEYEHRETALAAPVDSPTFAALAAALRAHDPGAHVVPMCMSGGTDAKQFSRLGITGYGFSPLRLPPGFDYQGLFHGVDERVPVDAIEFGTRVLDAFLSESTGGPPA from the coding sequence GTGACCCCCCGCCAGCCACCCGCGCCCGCCGGACCGGCGGTGGCCGAGGCCGAGGCCGTGGACCTCACGGCCCGGCTGATCCGGATCGACACCACCAACCGCGGTGGCGGCGACGGCAGGGAGCGGCCGGCCGCCGAGTTCGTCGCGGAGCGGCTCTCCGAGGCGGGCCTCGACCCGCTGCTGCTGGAGTCCGCCCCCGGCCGGGCCAACGTCGTCACCCGCATCCCTGGCAGCGAGCCGGGCCTCCCGGCGATCCTGGTCCACGGCCACCTGGACGTGGTTCCCGCCGACCCCGCCGAGTGGAGCACCCACCCCTTCTCCGGGGAGATCCGCGACGGCGTCGTCTGGGGCCGCGGCGCGGTCGACATGAAGTCGATGGACGCCATGATGCTCGCCGTGGCCCGGAGTTGGGCGCGGGACGGCCGCCGCCCCCGCCGGGACGTCGTCCTCGCCTTCACCGCCGACGAGGAGGACAGCGCGGAGGCCGGTTCCGACTGGCTGGTCCGCAAGCACCCGGACCTCTTCGAGGGCTGCACCGAGGGCATCAGCGAGTCCGGCGCGTACACCGTCCACCTCGCCTCCGGCGCCCGCGTCTACCCGGTCGCCGCCGGCGAGCGGGGCACCGCCTGGCTGCGGCTGACCGCCCGCGGCCGGGCCGGCCACGGCTCCAAGCCGAACCGGGAGAACGCCGTCACCCGGCTCTCCGCCGCGATGGCCAGGATCGGCGAGCACCGCTGGCCGCTCAGGCTCACCCCCACCGTCCGGGCCGCCCTCCTCGCCCTCGCCGAGATCACCGGAACGCCGCTCGACCTCGACGATCCCGAGGGCCCGCACGGCCCGGACGCCTTCCTCGCCGCCACCGACCCGGCCGCCGCCCGGCTGGTCGAGGCCACCCTGCGGAACAGCGCCAACCCCACGGTCCTGGCCGCCGGCTACAAGACCAACGTCATCCCCGGCACCGCCGCCGGCCGGGTGGACGGCCGGGTGCTCCCGGGCACCGAGTCCGCCGCCGAGTTCGAGTCCACTCTCGACGCCCTCACCGGCCCCGACGTCGAGTGGGAGTACGAGCACCGGGAGACCGCGCTCGCCGCCCCCGTCGACTCGCCGACCTTCGCCGCGCTGGCGGCGGCCCTGCGCGCCCACGACCCGGGCGCCCATGTGGTCCCGATGTGCATGAGCGGCGGCACCGACGCCAAGCAGTTCTCCCGCCTCGGCATCACCGGCTACGGCTTCTCCCCGCTGCGCCTGCCGCCCGGCTTCGACTACCAGGGCCTCTTCCACGGCGTGGACGAACGGGTTCCGGTCGACGCGATCGAGTTCGGCACCCGCGTCCTGGACGCCTTTCTCTCCGAGTCGACGGGCGGGCCCCCCGCATGA
- a CDS encoding class I SAM-dependent methyltransferase — MAETEDGYAAAWEGFWRDTKPGRGEAAWDSAPEEAAALHVPLFADLLAAGGGDGLPWVDLGCGNGTQSRYLARRFGRVVGIDLSPTAIEHARSETPDGEVDFRVRSALDRDGIRALHEELGDANVYLRGILHQSRPQDRPAVAEAVAVLVGRRGLAFDVEMAAAAKPEIQRYATAAGGALPKFAALMQHGLTPADAPDEAFPALFREAGLTVLRVGDTPLHSTQATPAGAQVVLPMRYLVARR, encoded by the coding sequence ATGGCGGAGACCGAGGACGGCTACGCGGCGGCGTGGGAGGGCTTCTGGCGGGACACCAAGCCCGGCCGCGGCGAGGCCGCCTGGGACTCCGCCCCCGAGGAGGCCGCCGCCCTCCACGTCCCCCTCTTCGCCGACCTGCTGGCCGCGGGCGGCGGCGACGGCCTGCCCTGGGTCGACCTGGGCTGCGGCAACGGCACCCAGTCCCGCTATCTGGCCCGCCGCTTCGGCCGGGTGGTCGGCATCGACCTCTCGCCCACCGCGATCGAGCACGCCCGCTCCGAGACCCCGGACGGCGAGGTCGACTTCCGCGTGCGGAGCGCCCTCGACCGGGACGGCATCCGTGCTCTCCACGAGGAGCTCGGCGACGCCAACGTCTACCTCCGCGGCATCCTCCACCAGTCCCGCCCGCAGGACCGGCCGGCGGTCGCCGAGGCGGTCGCGGTCCTCGTCGGCCGGCGCGGGCTGGCCTTCGACGTCGAGATGGCCGCCGCGGCCAAGCCGGAGATCCAGCGGTACGCGACCGCGGCCGGCGGCGCGCTGCCGAAGTTCGCCGCCCTGATGCAGCACGGCCTCACCCCGGCGGACGCCCCCGACGAGGCCTTCCCCGCGCTCTTCCGGGAGGCGGGGCTCACCGTCCTCCGGGTCGGCGACACCCCTCTCCACTCCACCCAGGCCACCCCCGCGGGCGCCCAGGTGGTCCTGCCGATGCGCTACCTGGTGGCCAGGCGCTGA
- a CDS encoding SpoIIE family protein phosphatase has protein sequence MTIQQNTSPDQDHERAPAHPPGAGPGLPTGRLPLAVAIVDADGRVTHWSRGAVRLFGCPHAQAVGAELSELLPVLGGLERGEPAFPGDCEPREPQGDPRVLAPAPRSGWARIPARDPEGAGGEAAGGAGAGAEPRTGAREVLWWAYPLPVIWRERTLVLATDAARVGGGSRRSGAEQRELAPGFLPLERLPEAAELARGFAEMMPRMGPRAAERIVAWALGLGYPVLDYSLRRAVPVTPYWGEPARAVHPGLDPRARRAAATRTGAPGGTAGPGRPRLPDYAGDLEYAAARERLEFLNETSARIGSSLDLARTIREVTEAAVPRFADFAGTHLREQVLAGEGFPDGPPDTATVMHRVWVTHTDEPGRWDDTVPVGETFAFPEHTPFYRCMATGEPVLIPTISEELGNRISAEFEKRDLRPLINGRSLLIVPLKARRVVLGFMVLLRRADREPFDEMDRATAAELAARAGLVLDNARLYTYQENAAETLQDSMLPKNLPQPPGLTAAYRYLPGALLGKVGGDWFDTVPLTGSRVALVVGDVMGHGINSAAMMGQLRTAVQTLASLDLPPDQVLRRLDDLALRLGENYLATCLYAVYDPIGRELRLANAGHVPPVLQLPDGETRLLDLPSGAPIGVGGVPFETVSVPVEDGSRLLLCTDGLVEVRGEDIGLGLAALTENLSRPGAPLEASCDALIRALNAVGRRDDVALLMARLDGIPAESVAEWSFTPDPAEVRRARVLARSTLLEWKLQDACDVDAVVQVVDELVANSVRHAADRTAVVRLRLVRADALVVEVRDGDPALPVLLPGAAGTAGTTGSAGTTEGDGGEIPDRGRGLRIVTRLAARWGATPASDGPGKTVWCELPVHRG, from the coding sequence ATGACGATCCAGCAGAACACCAGCCCGGACCAGGACCACGAGCGGGCGCCGGCGCACCCGCCGGGCGCCGGCCCCGGCCTGCCCACCGGCCGCCTTCCGCTGGCCGTCGCGATCGTGGACGCCGACGGCCGGGTGACCCACTGGTCGCGCGGCGCGGTCCGGCTCTTCGGCTGCCCGCACGCCCAGGCGGTCGGCGCCGAGCTCAGCGAACTCCTGCCGGTGCTGGGCGGATTGGAGCGCGGCGAGCCGGCCTTCCCAGGCGACTGCGAGCCCCGGGAGCCGCAGGGCGATCCGAGGGTGCTCGCCCCCGCCCCCCGCTCCGGCTGGGCCCGCATCCCCGCGCGGGACCCCGAGGGCGCGGGCGGCGAGGCCGCGGGCGGCGCCGGGGCCGGGGCCGAGCCCCGGACGGGTGCCCGCGAGGTGCTCTGGTGGGCCTACCCGCTGCCGGTCATCTGGCGCGAACGCACCCTGGTGCTGGCCACCGACGCCGCCCGGGTCGGCGGCGGCTCCCGGCGCAGCGGCGCCGAGCAGCGCGAACTGGCCCCGGGCTTCCTGCCCCTGGAGCGGCTGCCCGAGGCCGCCGAGCTGGCCCGCGGCTTCGCCGAGATGATGCCCAGGATGGGCCCGCGGGCCGCCGAGCGGATCGTCGCCTGGGCCCTCGGCCTCGGCTACCCGGTGCTGGACTACAGCCTCCGCCGGGCCGTCCCGGTCACCCCGTACTGGGGGGAGCCGGCCCGGGCGGTCCACCCCGGCCTGGACCCCCGCGCCCGCCGGGCCGCGGCCACCCGTACCGGCGCCCCGGGCGGGACCGCCGGCCCCGGCCGCCCCCGACTCCCGGACTACGCGGGCGACCTGGAGTACGCCGCCGCCCGCGAGCGGCTGGAGTTCCTCAACGAGACCAGCGCCCGGATCGGCTCTTCCCTCGACCTCGCCCGGACCATCCGCGAGGTCACCGAGGCCGCCGTGCCGCGCTTCGCGGACTTCGCCGGCACCCATCTGCGCGAGCAGGTGCTGGCCGGCGAGGGCTTCCCGGACGGCCCGCCGGACACCGCCACCGTGATGCACAGGGTCTGGGTGACCCACACCGACGAGCCGGGCCGCTGGGACGACACCGTGCCGGTCGGCGAGACCTTCGCCTTCCCCGAGCACACCCCGTTCTACCGGTGCATGGCCACCGGCGAGCCGGTGCTGATCCCCACCATCTCCGAGGAGTTGGGCAACCGGATCTCCGCCGAGTTCGAGAAGCGCGACCTCCGCCCGCTGATCAACGGCCGCTCGCTGCTGATCGTCCCGCTCAAGGCGCGCCGGGTGGTGCTCGGCTTCATGGTGCTGCTGCGCCGGGCCGATCGCGAGCCCTTCGACGAGATGGACCGCGCCACGGCGGCCGAACTCGCCGCCCGGGCGGGCCTGGTGCTGGACAACGCCCGGCTCTACACCTACCAGGAGAACGCGGCGGAGACCCTTCAGGACAGCATGCTCCCGAAGAACCTCCCGCAGCCGCCCGGCCTCACCGCCGCCTACCGCTACCTCCCCGGCGCACTCCTCGGCAAGGTCGGCGGCGACTGGTTCGACACCGTCCCGCTGACCGGCTCCCGGGTGGCGCTGGTGGTCGGCGACGTGATGGGCCACGGCATCAACTCGGCCGCGATGATGGGCCAGCTCCGCACCGCCGTACAGACCCTGGCCTCCCTCGACCTGCCGCCGGACCAGGTGCTCCGGCGGCTCGACGACCTCGCCCTCCGGCTCGGCGAGAACTACCTCGCGACCTGCCTCTACGCGGTCTACGACCCGATCGGCCGGGAACTCCGGCTGGCCAACGCCGGCCATGTCCCGCCGGTCCTCCAACTCCCGGACGGCGAGACCAGGTTGCTCGACCTTCCGTCCGGCGCCCCGATCGGGGTCGGGGGCGTCCCCTTCGAGACCGTCTCGGTCCCGGTGGAGGACGGCAGCCGGCTGCTGCTCTGCACCGACGGCCTGGTGGAGGTGCGCGGCGAGGACATCGGCCTCGGCCTGGCCGCGCTCACCGAGAACCTCTCCCGCCCGGGCGCGCCCCTGGAGGCCTCCTGCGACGCGCTGATCCGCGCCCTCAACGCGGTCGGCCGGCGGGACGACGTGGCACTGCTGATGGCCCGGCTGGACGGGATACCGGCGGAGTCGGTCGCCGAGTGGTCCTTCACCCCGGACCCGGCCGAGGTCCGCCGGGCCAGGGTGCTGGCCCGCAGCACCCTCCTGGAGTGGAAACTCCAGGATGCCTGCGACGTGGACGCGGTGGTGCAGGTCGTCGACGAGCTGGTGGCCAACTCGGTGCGGCACGCGGCGGATCGCACCGCCGTGGTCCGGCTCCGCCTGGTCCGCGCCGACGCCCTGGTCGTCGAGGTGCGGGACGGCGACCCCGCCCTGCCGGTGCTGCTCCCCGGCGCCGCCGGTACGGCCGGCACGACCGGTTCGGCCGGTACGACCGAAGGCGACGGCGGCGAGATCCCGGACCGGGGCCGCGGTCTGCGGATCGTCACCCGCCTGGCGGCCCGCTGGGGCGCCACCCCGGCCTCCGACGGCCCGGGCAAGACGGTCTGGTGCGAACTGCCGGTGCACCGGGGGTGA
- a CDS encoding MSCRAMM family protein, with translation MTPPSSAEGPEPVPDGPVLPMQSVPPGPPPDPGRAYVPIGRSAAPGTAPGAEAPTAPPAATAPSAPAIGPVVRGTVRVPDRSGVPRAVLTLIDMSGRQAARAATDSDGQWVFAAPGPGSYVLIAAAQGHQPQAVTLAVGARPVELDVLLGGTGRLRGRVCSSDGTPVSDAAVILTDPRGEVAATTRTRPDGGYEFTELVPGDYTLAVSARAFRPAALAVGVAPSGGSRQDVVLTGSGTLRGTVRTAGGRPVPEARVTLLDTSGEVVAAVVTGEDGRFRFTDLEPGDYTVIASGYSPVATALRIEDGPNERDLRLAHDPEA, from the coding sequence ATGACGCCCCCCTCCTCGGCCGAAGGTCCGGAGCCCGTGCCGGACGGCCCGGTGCTGCCCATGCAGTCCGTGCCGCCGGGCCCGCCCCCGGACCCGGGCCGCGCGTACGTGCCGATCGGCCGGAGCGCGGCGCCGGGCACCGCCCCCGGCGCCGAGGCGCCGACCGCACCGCCCGCCGCCACCGCACCGTCCGCCCCCGCGATCGGTCCTGTGGTCCGCGGCACGGTCCGGGTGCCGGACCGCAGCGGCGTGCCCCGTGCGGTCCTCACCCTGATCGACATGTCCGGCCGCCAGGCCGCCCGTGCCGCCACCGACTCCGACGGCCAGTGGGTCTTCGCGGCCCCCGGGCCCGGCTCGTACGTGCTGATCGCCGCCGCCCAGGGCCACCAGCCGCAGGCCGTCACCCTGGCCGTGGGCGCCCGCCCGGTCGAGCTGGACGTGCTGCTCGGCGGCACCGGCCGGCTCCGCGGGCGGGTGTGCAGCAGCGACGGCACCCCGGTCTCGGACGCCGCGGTGATCCTCACCGACCCGCGCGGCGAGGTCGCCGCCACCACCCGCACCCGGCCGGACGGCGGCTACGAGTTCACCGAGCTGGTGCCCGGCGACTACACCCTGGCGGTGAGCGCCCGGGCCTTCCGACCGGCCGCGCTGGCGGTCGGCGTCGCGCCCAGCGGAGGCAGCCGGCAGGACGTCGTCCTCACCGGCAGCGGCACCCTGCGCGGCACCGTCCGCACGGCCGGCGGGCGGCCGGTCCCGGAGGCCAGGGTGACCCTGCTGGACACCTCGGGCGAGGTGGTGGCGGCGGTGGTGACCGGTGAGGACGGCCGCTTCCGCTTCACCGACCTGGAGCCGGGCGACTACACCGTCATCGCCTCCGGCTACTCGCCGGTGGCCACCGCGCTGCGGATCGAGGACGGCCCCAACGAGCGCGATCTCCGCCTCGCCCACGACCCGGAGGCCTGA
- a CDS encoding SRPBCC family protein, whose product MGQVRAVTERVVEGKPEEVFEAVADYAHTRGDLLPPQYSEYEVREGGEGEGTLVHWKLQATEKRVRDCLMRVTVPAPGTLVETDANSSMVITWTVAPAGEAGSKVRIETVWTGAGGIGGFFERTFAPKGINRIHDQMLAKLAAEMNS is encoded by the coding sequence ATGGGGCAGGTCCGCGCGGTGACCGAACGGGTCGTGGAGGGCAAGCCGGAAGAGGTCTTCGAGGCCGTCGCCGACTATGCGCACACCCGGGGCGATCTGCTGCCCCCGCAGTACAGCGAGTACGAGGTGCGGGAGGGCGGCGAGGGCGAGGGCACCCTCGTCCACTGGAAGCTCCAGGCCACCGAGAAGCGGGTGCGGGACTGCCTGATGCGGGTCACCGTGCCGGCCCCGGGCACCCTGGTGGAGACCGACGCCAACTCCTCGATGGTGATCACCTGGACCGTCGCCCCGGCCGGGGAGGCCGGCTCCAAGGTGCGGATCGAGACGGTGTGGACGGGCGCCGGCGGCATCGGCGGCTTCTTCGAGCGGACCTTCGCCCCCAAGGGCATCAACCGGATCCACGACCAGATGCTGGCCAAGCTGGCCGCGGAGATGAACTCCTGA
- a CDS encoding NUDIX hydrolase, which produces MTDSPDSPSDSPSDSPSPSASPASSAPAATPAPLTGLDADEVLDVVDERDEVVGRAPRGRVYAERLRHRCTFVLPRTADGRYFVHRRTARKLVFPRHYDMFVGGVVGAGETYDRAALREAEEELGMTGLPAPEPLFSFLYRGEQGEWWSSVYRVVCPDEVHPQPAEVEWHAFLTEDELLARIPEWPWVPDGLAAWERLRARG; this is translated from the coding sequence ATGACCGACTCCCCCGACTCCCCCTCGGACTCCCCCTCGGACTCCCCCTCCCCCTCCGCCTCGCCCGCCTCGTCGGCCCCGGCCGCGACCCCGGCCCCGCTGACCGGGCTCGACGCCGACGAGGTCCTGGACGTGGTCGACGAGCGGGACGAGGTGGTCGGCCGGGCCCCGCGCGGCCGGGTCTACGCCGAGCGCCTCCGCCACCGCTGCACCTTCGTCCTTCCGCGCACCGCCGACGGCCGGTACTTCGTCCACCGCAGGACCGCCCGGAAGCTGGTCTTCCCCCGGCACTACGACATGTTCGTCGGGGGCGTGGTCGGCGCCGGCGAGACCTACGACCGGGCCGCCCTGCGGGAGGCCGAGGAGGAGCTCGGGATGACCGGACTGCCCGCGCCCGAGCCGCTCTTCAGCTTCCTCTACCGGGGCGAGCAGGGCGAATGGTGGTCCTCGGTCTACCGGGTGGTGTGCCCGGACGAGGTGCACCCGCAGCCGGCCGAGGTGGAGTGGCACGCGTTCCTGACCGAGGACGAACTGCTGGCCCGGATCCCGGAGTGGCCGTGGGTCCCGGACGGCCTGGCCGCCTGGGAGCGGCTGCGCGCCCGGGGCTGA
- a CDS encoding 3-hydroxyacyl-CoA dehydrogenase family protein — protein MSTRPSSTPSASAAPAPFPVVAVVGLGTMGAGIAETTARSGREVIGIEADAASAAAARRRIEDATAHAVERGRITDEERRGLLDRITVTSVLASAARADLVIEEIPEDLEQKRRLFAELDRLCPPETVLATGTTALSVTRIAAATQRPERVLGLHFFNPAPVMKLVEVVGTVLTQRQSIEAASEFTRQLGKSPVTAGDRAGFIVNGLLFGYLNQAAAMYEARYAGREDIDAAMRLGCGLPMGPLALLDLIGIDTARTVLEAMYQQSGDRLHSPAPILGQLTAAGLTGRKAGRGFYRYAAAGSSQVVPDEGPVDSAGAGEAGTAAAAARTAPRTREVGAVGVCGSGTMASGIAEVFAKAGYPVTLVARSQEKAERAKAAIAKSLGRMVAKGRLSEEDRDAALARIAPTDVLADLEPTDLVVEAVAEQLDVKRELFTSLDKVCKPGAILATTTSSLPVVECATATGRPQDVVGLHFFNPAPAMKLVEVVSTVLTAEDVTETAVELCRKLRKHPVRCGDRAGFIVNALLFPYLNDAVRMIQEHYASVDDVDTAMRLGCGYPMGPFDLLDVVGLDVSLAIERVLHREFREPGLAPAPLLEHLVAAGCLGRKTGRGFRDHARR, from the coding sequence ATGAGCACCCGACCCAGCAGCACCCCCTCCGCCTCCGCCGCCCCCGCGCCCTTCCCGGTCGTGGCCGTGGTCGGCCTCGGCACCATGGGCGCCGGGATCGCCGAGACCACCGCCCGCAGCGGGCGCGAGGTGATCGGCATCGAGGCGGACGCCGCCTCGGCGGCCGCCGCCCGCCGGCGGATCGAGGACGCCACCGCCCACGCCGTGGAGCGCGGGCGGATCACCGACGAGGAGCGCCGCGGACTCCTCGACCGGATCACCGTCACCAGCGTGCTGGCCTCCGCGGCCCGCGCCGATCTGGTGATCGAGGAGATCCCGGAGGACCTGGAGCAGAAGCGCCGGCTCTTCGCCGAACTGGACCGGCTCTGCCCCCCGGAGACCGTCCTGGCCACCGGCACCACCGCGTTGTCGGTGACCCGGATCGCCGCCGCCACCCAGCGCCCGGAGCGGGTCCTCGGCCTCCACTTCTTCAACCCGGCCCCGGTGATGAAGCTGGTCGAGGTGGTCGGCACGGTGCTGACGCAGCGTCAGTCCATCGAGGCGGCAAGCGAGTTCACCCGCCAGCTGGGCAAGTCGCCGGTCACCGCCGGGGACCGGGCCGGCTTCATCGTCAACGGCCTCCTCTTCGGCTATCTGAACCAGGCCGCCGCGATGTACGAGGCGCGGTACGCCGGCCGGGAGGACATCGACGCGGCGATGCGGCTGGGCTGCGGGCTGCCGATGGGGCCGCTGGCACTGCTGGACCTGATCGGCATCGACACCGCCCGCACCGTGCTGGAGGCGATGTACCAGCAGTCCGGCGACCGGCTGCACTCCCCCGCGCCGATCCTCGGCCAGCTCACCGCGGCCGGCCTGACCGGGCGGAAGGCCGGCCGCGGCTTCTACCGCTACGCGGCGGCGGGCTCCTCCCAGGTGGTGCCGGACGAGGGGCCGGTCGACAGCGCCGGCGCGGGCGAGGCGGGCACTGCGGCCGCCGCCGCCCGCACCGCCCCCCGCACCCGCGAGGTCGGCGCGGTGGGGGTGTGCGGCTCCGGGACGATGGCCTCCGGCATCGCCGAGGTCTTCGCCAAGGCCGGCTATCCGGTGACGCTGGTGGCGCGCAGTCAGGAGAAGGCCGAGCGGGCCAAGGCGGCGATCGCCAAGTCGCTCGGCCGGATGGTCGCCAAGGGGCGGCTGAGCGAGGAGGACCGGGACGCGGCACTGGCCAGGATCGCCCCCACCGACGTCCTGGCCGACCTGGAACCGACCGACCTGGTGGTCGAGGCGGTGGCCGAACAGCTGGACGTGAAGCGGGAGTTGTTCACCTCGCTGGACAAGGTCTGCAAGCCGGGCGCGATCCTGGCCACCACCACCTCCAGCCTGCCGGTGGTGGAGTGCGCCACCGCGACCGGCCGGCCGCAGGACGTGGTCGGGCTGCACTTCTTCAACCCGGCGCCGGCCATGAAGCTGGTCGAGGTGGTCTCCACGGTGCTCACCGCGGAGGACGTCACCGAGACGGCGGTGGAGCTCTGCCGGAAGCTCCGCAAGCACCCGGTGCGCTGCGGCGACCGGGCCGGCTTCATCGTGAACGCGCTGCTCTTCCCGTACCTGAACGACGCGGTGCGGATGATCCAGGAGCACTACGCCAGCGTGGACGACGTGGACACCGCGATGCGGCTCGGCTGCGGCTACCCCATGGGCCCGTTCGACCTGCTGGACGTGGTCGGCCTGGACGTCTCGCTGGCCATCGAGCGGGTGCTGCACCGGGAGTTCCGGGAGCCGGGGCTGGCACCGGCGCCGCTGCTGGAGCACCTGGTGGCGGCGGGCTGCCTCGGCCGCAAGACCGGCCGGGGCTTCCGCGACCACGCGCGCCGGTGA